From a single Pochonia chlamydosporia 170 chromosome Unknown PCv3seq00010, whole genome shotgun sequence genomic region:
- a CDS encoding short chain oxidoreductase/dehydrogenase (similar to Aspergillus fumigatus Af293 XP_749927.1), whose protein sequence is MATHTFLVTGASSGFGLEIVHAALKAGHKVIAACRNPDLAAEKSPAVSQLGGRWLKLDVTDANTEIIVRDAVQQYNIDILINNAGYAMLGSLEEMSLAEFNSELQTNTVGAVRCIKGALPLFRSNERGTIVNISSAAAHYAAPACTAYAASKFALEGLSEALASEVGVFGIKVIAVTPGAFRTNLVSNLITPESHIRAYDGTPARELVKLQIDSNGKQTGDPVKAAQKVLEASIEVAGGVRGTSADGELIRLVLGTDAVGAMQHKIGVLQDTLQKMRDIAKSTDIH, encoded by the exons ATGGCAACTCATACCTTTCTCGTCACCGGAGCTTCGTCTGGTTTTGGTTTAGAAATCGTTCATGCCGCGCTTAAAGCAGGACATAAAGTCATTGCGGCATGTCGGAATCCGGATCTGGCAGCAGAGAAATCGCCCGCAGTATCCCAGCTCGGTGGCCGATGGCTTAAACTTGATGTGACTGACGCGAATACGGAAATCATTGTGCGGGACGCAGTCCAGCAATACAATATTGACATCTTGATAAACAATGCAGGATATGCCATGCTCGGATCTCTGGAAGAAATGAG CCTGGCCGAGTTCAACTCAGAATTGCAGACAAACACAGTTGGTGCAGTTCGGTGTATCAAAGGTGCACTGCCGCTGTTTAGAAGCAATGAACGAGGCACCATCGTGAACATCAGCAGTGCCGCAGCTCATTACGCCGCACCAGCCTGCACAGCGTATGCCGCGTCCAAGTTCGCATTGGAAGGCCTCTCCGAAGCACTGGCCAGCGAGGTCGGAGTGTTTGGAATAAAAGTCATTGCTGTTACACCAGGTGCATTCCGGACTAACCTGGTCTCGAACCTCATAACACCAGAGTCGCACATCAGGGCCTATGACGGTACGCCAGCCAGGgagctcgtcaagctgcaGATTGACTCAAATGGCAAACAGACGGGAGACCCTGTTAAAGCAGCACAAAAGGTTCTGGAAGCGTCGATTGAAGTGGCCGGCGGCGTAAGAGGCACATCTGCAGATGGTGAACTCATCCGCCTTGTCCTAGGCACAGATGCCGTAGGTGCAATGCAGCACAAGATCGGTGTTTTACAAGACACTTTGCAGAAGATGCGGGACATTGCAAAGAGCACTGACATTCACTAA
- a CDS encoding F-box domain and ankyrin repeat protein (similar to Arthroderma benhamiae CBS 112371 XP_003016447.1), translating into MAQLRHCPSELLDLIIEYLILRIGIAKAVRLRNVGRAFNVAILDAIIVRQVVDSLDPATPSLWWLMSSDLRAKIAVVKSCSTEVARTDGLFAIARVNQMLDKLTSETDENLLRKRHEAVAEVVNPCCSGYGSPDKTYDAKLEAQNILSGAIIIGNMPVVKSLLTGSQDVPTPLVNVNGTTSYFGRPLVLAAGCGHIQVVRYLLNHGARPDIISGYSLHETEIDRENSDWEPALDTALLLASSGNRHPATAPSALRAAVLGGYIDIVRLLLLPEYRLSPSKMEYLAAIVAAARVSVDLIQMLVQAGERSFLDICGLGQEMIWEAIRYDRKDVVQMLLDTGAADVNQLAESYHSRITCSLQYAASLGNIGMIRFLLERGANIHLPEFAGGHSPVEGAAISGHEEAVEILLEHGANPDEALRGAARGGEPRVVKWLLDRFPDLLHQENGDVGRRALFYAVGCRNLTSLTILVKHGAALNDGYAYPSELPINLAKDGFGSWVVRHLLSLGAEDTDTETLQEREFTGMGFIRTSERTWEWLGKY; encoded by the coding sequence ATGGCACAACTTCGTCACTGCCCCTCCGAATTACTCGATCTTATAATCGAATACCTCATTCTAAGAATTGGCATCGCAAAGGCAGTGCGGTTACGCAACGTGGGTAGGGCTTTCAACGTGGCTATTCTTGATGCCATTATTGttcgtcaagttgttgacAGCCTTGACCCTGCTACTCCATCATTGTGGTGGCTCATGTCATCTGATCTACGGGCGAAGATTGCTGTGGTCAAATCATGCTCAACGGAAGTGGCGAGGACCGATGGCCTGTTTGCCATTGCGCGTGTCAATCAGATGCTGGACAAGTTGACAAGTGAAACCGATGAAAACCTCTTGAGGAAGCGGCACGAAGCAGTGGCCGAGGTGGTCAACCCCTGTTGTTCTGGTTACGGCTCGCCAGATAAAACCTACGATGCTAAACTGGAGGCTCAGAACATCCTTAGCGGCGCCATTATCATTGGCAATATGCCTGTGGTCAAGTCATTGCTGACAGGTAGCCAGGACGTCCCGACGCCCCTGGTAAATGTGAATGGTACCACTTCATACTTTGGAAGACCACTGGTCCTGGCCGCAGGCTGTGGCCACATACAAGTTGTACGATATCTGCTGAATCATGGCGCTCGGCCAGACATAATCAGCGGCTATTCGCTGCATGAAACGGAGATTGATCGTGAGAACAGTGACTGGGAGCCGGCTCTCGATACTGCTCTTCTCCTCGCGTCTTCTGGAAATCGGCACCCAGCTACAGCACCCAGTGCACTTCGAGCTGCTGTCTTAGGAGGCTATATAGACATAGTTCGCCTTCTGCTGCTACCGGAATACAGATTATCACCTTCAAAAATGGAGTACCTGGCTGCGATCGTGGCAGCTGCAAGGGTGAGCGTCGACCTCATCCAAATGCTAGTGCAGGCGGGCGAGAGAAGCTTCTTAGACATTTGCGGGCTAGGACAAGAAATGATTTGGGAAGCAATACGGTATGACAGAAAAGACGTCGTACAGATGCTTCTAGACACAGGTGCAGCTGATGTCAACCAGCTAGCAGAATCGTATCATAGCCGTATAACCTGTTCACTGCAATATGCTGCGTCCCTGGGGAACATTGGCATGATACGCTTTCTTTTGGAGCGAGGAGCAAACATCCACCTTCCTGAATTCGCCGGCGGGCACTCGCCAGTTGAAGGAGCTGCAATAAGCGGTCACGAGGAAGCCGTTGAAATCCTACTTGAACATGGAGCCAACCCCGATGAGGCCCTTCGCGGCGCTGCCCGCGGGGGTGAACCGCGTGTGGTCAAATGGCTCCTGGACAGATTTCCAGACCTTCTCCATCAGGAGAACGGTGATGTAGGTAGGAGAGCACTCTTTTACGCCGTGGGTTGTAGAAATCTGACATCTCTCACCATCTTGGTTAAACACGGCGCTGCCCTCAACGATGGCTACGCGTACCCCAGCGAACTCCCAATCAATTTGGCAAAAGATGGTTTCGGATCCTGGGTTGTCCGTCATCTGCTTTCTCTTGGTGCTGAAGACACAGACACCGAGACTCTCCAGGAGAGAGAGTTCACCGGAATGGGGTTCATACGCACCAGCGAGCGTACGTGGGAATGGCTGGGGAAGTATTAG
- a CDS encoding microsomal signal peptidase (similar to Metarhizium acridum CQMa 102 XP_007812084.1), translating to MLSGLQNPRQAAAQLMNFALILSTAFMMWKGLSVASDSPSPIVVVLSGSMEPAFQRGDLLLLWNRNVWQETAVGEVVVYNVKGKDIPIVHRVVRKFGTGDKAKLLTKGDNNNADDTDLYARGQDYLERKDIIGSVVGYFPFVGYVTILLSEHPWLKTVMLGIMGLLVMIQRE from the exons ATGTTGTCCGGTCTCCAGAACCCGCGGCAGGCTGCCGCGCAGCTTATGAACTTTGCGCTGATACTGTCAACCGCATTCATG ATGTGGAAGGGCCTTTCAGTAGCCTCCGACTCTCCCTCGCCgatcgtcgtcgtcctttCAGGCTCCATGGAACCAGCCTTCCAACGCGGCGATCTCCTCCTACTCTGGAACCGAAACGTATGGCAAGAGACGGCGGTGGGCGAGGTTGTCGTATACAatgtcaaaggcaaagatATCCCGATTGTACACAGAGTGGTTCGCAAATTTGGAACTGG tgacaaggccaagcttCTCACGAAAGGCGACAATAACAACGCCGATGACACAGATCTCTACGCACGAGGCCAGGACTACTTAGAGCGCAAGGACATTATTGGCAGTGTGGTTGGATATTTCCCTTTCGTAGGATACGTCACAATCCTGCTATCGGAACACCCATGGTTGAAGACGGTCATGTTGGGTATAATGGGCCTCTTGGTGATGATTCAGAGAGAATAA
- a CDS encoding csbD-like domain-containing protein gives MSDSTPQQPGLVQGHVQYARGVAEATVGDVTGSHPWKSSGEQDKAAGISTMKAAAEQRDASQGYGKAEELAGKVTGCDGMKKEGSESSKSE, from the exons ATGTCTGACTCTACTCCTCAGCAGCCAGGACTCGTCCAAGGCCATGTCCAGTATGCCAGGGGAGTTGCAGAG GCCACCGTGGGTGACGTGACCGGCTCACACCCGTGGAAATCGTCAGGCGAACAAGACAAGGCAGCTGGCATTTCAACCATGaaggcagcagcagagcaGAGAGATGCTTCTCAGGGATACGGAAAGGCggaggagctggctggcaaggTAACTGGCTGTGACGGCATGAAGAAGGAAGGCAGCGAGAGCAGCAAGAGTGAATGA
- a CDS encoding BTB/POZ-like protein (similar to Metarhizium robertsii ARSEF 23 XP_007824900.1) yields MFKRSFRSQDQNRVDKSARLKKPGSVRDPTKVSKLQRSLTEQDHVSQKSATPSPIVTLTVGREGRLFAAHEDVLRQSPFFDAACRGNFPDSQSRRISLPDEEPEVFSAILEYLYKGDYYPRLLHNRSRNSWDLEDRVRTPHTSPNPETGGGRAGAAPDATVFVYSVGADVLRDTVIYCAADRYGLEELKRLALRKQGLQAGIDVSTILRSAQYAYAHTPDSDSRLRAHYLALIIRCRKTFKRSGTMQAEMEAGGSKLFFDLFVAMCNHLDDVIDVTNARTPKTV; encoded by the coding sequence ATGTTCAAACGCAGCTTCAGGTCGCAAGACCAAAACCGCGTGGACAAGTCTGCGAGACTAAAGAAGCCGGGCTCTGTGCGGGATCCCACCAAGGTGTCGAAACTGCAAAGGTCGCTTACTGAACAGGACCATGTGTCCCAAAAGTCCGCCACGCCTTCGCCCATCGTGACTCTCACGGTTGGCCGCGAGGGAAGGCTCTTTGCAGCGCACGAGGATGTCCTCCGCCAGTCGCCGTTTTTCGACGCCGCTTGCCGAGGCAACTTCCCCGATTCGCAGAGCAGGAGAATCTCTCTCCCCGACGAAGAACCCGAGGTCTTCTCCGCCATTCTCGAGTATTTATACAAGGGTGATTACTACCCTCGCCTGTTGCACAACAGGTCCCGAAACTCTTGGGATCTCGAGGATCGTGTGCGGACGCCTCACACATCACCAAACCCCGAAACTGGAGGTGGCCGCGCAGGTGCGGCTCCCGACGCCACCGTTTTTGTTTACAGCGTGGGGGCTGATGTCCTCCGTGACACTGTTATATACTGTGCCGCGGATCGATACGGCCTCGAGGAGCTGAAGCGTCTGGCATTACGCAAACAAGGGCTGCAAGCTGGCATCGATGTTTCGACAATCTTGCGGTCCGCCCAGTACGCCTACGCCCACACGCCTGACTCGGACAGTCGCCTGCGTGCTCATTATCTCGCCCTGATCATCCGCTGCCGCAAGACGTTCAAGCGGAGCGGGACCATGCAAGCTGAAATGGAGGCGGGTGGCAGCAAACTGTTCTTCGACTTGTTTGTGGCCATGTGCAATCACCTCGACGATGTCATTGACGTGACGAATGCTCGGACGCCAAAGACGGTCTGA